One stretch of Streptobacillus ratti DNA includes these proteins:
- a CDS encoding carbohydrate ABC transporter permease: MKIRMSTDEKVFNVINYFLLTVFAIMFLYPIVYVFSASFSNPFLLETGQVTLFPKGFTISSFIAAFKTTGIWRAYANSIFITVVGTFVNMLFTISGAYVLSKPDLKFRKAIIMLVIVTMWFDPGMIPKYLNFRDLGMINSYSGIIVGFAINTFNVIILKSFFESVPRSLEESARIDGASQFRIMTNIYLPLSTSAITTVSLFYAISRWNGYFWTMILLRDDSKAPLQVFVKKLIVDKMSSGEAAQLITPESLTSPQSIIYAIIVISILPMLIAYPFIQRFFRKGVTLGAVKG; encoded by the coding sequence ATGAAGATAAGAATGAGTACAGATGAAAAAGTATTTAATGTAATAAATTACTTTTTATTAACAGTTTTTGCAATTATGTTCCTATATCCAATAGTGTATGTATTTTCTGCTTCTTTTAGTAATCCATTTTTACTAGAAACAGGACAAGTTACACTATTTCCTAAAGGATTTACCATATCATCTTTTATAGCAGCTTTTAAAACTACAGGAATATGGAGAGCATATGCAAATAGTATATTTATAACTGTAGTAGGAACATTTGTTAATATGCTATTTACCATTAGTGGTGCATATGTATTATCTAAACCAGATTTAAAGTTTAGAAAAGCAATAATAATGCTTGTAATAGTAACTATGTGGTTTGATCCTGGAATGATACCTAAATACTTAAATTTTAGAGATTTAGGTATGATAAATAGTTATTCAGGTATAATAGTAGGATTTGCAATTAATACATTTAATGTAATAATATTAAAATCTTTCTTTGAAAGTGTTCCTAGATCTTTAGAAGAATCAGCAAGAATAGATGGTGCAAGTCAATTTAGAATAATGACTAACATATATTTACCGTTATCAACATCAGCAATTACAACGGTTTCACTATTTTATGCAATATCTCGTTGGAATGGGTATTTCTGGACTATGATACTTTTAAGAGATGATTCAAAAGCCCCTTTACAAGTATTTGTAAAAAAATTAATAGTGGATAAGATGTCTAGTGGTGAAGCAGCACAATTAATTACACCAGAGAGTTTAACATCACCACAATCAATAATATATGCAATAATAGTAATTTCAATATTACCAATGTTGATTGCATATCCATTTATACAAAGATTCTTTAGAAAAGGTGTAACACTTGGAGCAGTAAAAGGATAA